From one Anaerococcus prevotii DSM 20548 genomic stretch:
- the rd gene encoding rubredoxin, with translation MKYVCTACGYIYDPAEGDVDNGIEAGTEFEQLPEDWVCPVCGVGKDMFEAQE, from the coding sequence ATGAAATACGTATGTACAGCATGTGGATACATTTATGATCCAGCTGAAGGAGATGTAGACAACGGTATCGAAGCAGGTACAGAATTTGAACAACTACCAGAAGATTGGGTTTGCCCAGTTTGTGGTGTTGGCAAAGACATGTTCGAAGCTCAAGAATAA
- the rd gene encoding rubredoxin, which produces MKYVCTACGYIYDPAEGDVDNGVEAGTEFDQLPEDWVCPVCGATKDMFEAQE; this is translated from the coding sequence ATGAAATATGTATGTACAGCATGCGGATATATCTATGATCCAGCTGAAGGAGATGTAGACAACGGAGTTGAAGCAGGAACAGAATTCGACCAACTTCCAGAAGATTGGGTTTGCCCAGTTTGTGGCGCTACAAAAGATATGTTCGAAGCTCAAGAATAA
- a CDS encoding YitT family protein translates to MSKQKRIFLMSFAAIFMACGTHFFKYPNSFVIGGVEGMSIIASMFVPFTRPQLTLFINLTLLAIAFFVLGKKFTLRTGYVAILNSLAALALDKIIPINGTLTDNTMLELFFTLIMSSVGSAILFNIAASSGGTDIIAMIVKKYTHLEVGKSLLFVDSLFTFASIWVFGIEIGLFSIFGLLVKGLCVDIIISSMNQAKMFIIITSKTEEVGSFIKDDLNRSATVINAKGLYMGRDFTVYLCTTSKMEAPKFRVFIKNIDPKAFITVLNTSTVMGKGWYQTDEISDNN, encoded by the coding sequence ATGAGCAAGCAGAAGAGGATATTTTTGATGAGTTTCGCAGCGATCTTTATGGCCTGCGGAACCCACTTTTTCAAATATCCTAACAGCTTCGTAATAGGAGGAGTCGAGGGAATGAGTATCATAGCGAGTATGTTTGTGCCCTTCACTAGGCCCCAGCTTACCTTGTTTATCAACTTAACCCTACTTGCAATTGCCTTTTTTGTTCTGGGAAAGAAATTTACCTTAAGGACCGGCTATGTTGCAATCCTTAACTCTCTAGCAGCCCTTGCCTTGGATAAGATTATTCCAATCAATGGGACCCTTACTGATAACACCATGCTCGAGCTATTTTTCACCCTCATAATGAGCTCGGTTGGATCTGCTATCTTGTTTAACATAGCAGCTAGCTCTGGCGGAACTGATATCATTGCCATGATAGTCAAAAAGTATACCCATCTAGAAGTAGGTAAGTCGCTTCTTTTCGTAGATTCGCTCTTTACATTTGCTTCAATTTGGGTATTTGGCATAGAGATTGGACTATTTTCTATCTTTGGTCTCCTTGTCAAGGGACTTTGTGTAGATATAATTATTTCATCTATGAATCAGGCCAAGATGTTTATAATCATAACATCAAAGACCGAGGAAGTAGGATCGTTCATAAAAGATGACCTAAACAGGTCTGCGACCGTGATTAATGCCAAGGGCCTATATATGGGAAGAGACTTTACAGTCTACCTATGCACTACAAGCAAGATGGAAGCACCTAAGTTTAGGGTATTTATCAAAAACATAGACCCAAAAGCCTTTATAACAGTCCTAAACACATCGACAGTTATGGGCAAGGGCTGGTATCAAACAGATGAAATATCTGACAATAACTAA